A genomic stretch from Aedes albopictus strain Foshan chromosome 2, AalbF5, whole genome shotgun sequence includes:
- the LOC109430680 gene encoding proteasome subunit alpha type-4, whose translation MARRYDSRTTIFSPEGRLYQVEYAMEAISHAGTSLGILAKDGILLAAERRNTNKLLDSVIFSEKIYKLNDDMVCSVAGITSDANVLTNLLRVIAQRYQLNYGEAMPCEQLVSHLCDVKQAYTQYGGKRPFGVSILYMGWDKHYGYQLYQSDPSGNYGGWKATCIGNNSAAAVSALKQELGDSEISLVQAQDLAVKVLSKTLDMTKLTSEKIEMAVLTRENNKTVIKILSSTEVDALIAKYEKAEAEAEAAKKEKLAQKSDK comes from the exons ATG GCCCGTCGGTATGATTCCAGAACGACTATCTTCTCGCCAGAAGGACGTTTGTACCAGGTCGAGTATGCCATGGAGGCCATTTCCCACGCCGGTACTTCGTTGGGAATTTTGGCGAAAGACGGCATCCTGCTAGCTGCCGAAAGGCGGAACACCAACAAGCTGCTCGACAGTGTTATCTTCTCGGAGAAAATCTACAAGTTGAACGA TGATATGGTCTGCTCTGTAGCCGGAATCACTTCCGATGCCAACGTGCTGACGAACTTACTTCGAGTGATTGCGCAGCGCTATCAGTTGAACTATGGAGAAGCCATGCCCTGCGAGCAGCTGGTCTCGCATTTGTGCGATGTGAAACAGGCTTACACGCAATACGGAGGCAAGCGACCTTTCGGTGTTTCCATTCTCTACATGGGATGGGACAAACATTACGGCTACCAGTTGTACCAGTCTGACCCCAGCGGTAACTACGGCGGATGGAAAGCCACCTGCATTGGTAACAATTCAGCG GCGGCAGTATCTGCTTTGAAACAGGAGCTAGGAGACAGTGAAATTTCCTTGGTTCAAGCGCAAGATCTTGCGGTCAAGGTCCTATCAAAAACTCTGGACATGACCAAATTAACATCGGAGAAGA TCGAAATGGCAGTTCTAACCCGAGAGAATAACAAGACCGTTATCAAAATTCTGTCCAGCACGGAAGTCGATGCTCTCATTGCTAAGTATGAAAAGGCGGAAGCCGAAGCGGAAGCCGCCAAGAAAGAAAAGTTGGCCCAGAAGTCCGAtaagtaa